A stretch of Polypterus senegalus isolate Bchr_013 chromosome 5, ASM1683550v1, whole genome shotgun sequence DNA encodes these proteins:
- the ccdc13 gene encoding coiled-coil domain-containing protein 13 isoform X1, producing MISSDAAVNENLRLQFQALQEQQQRRLQKQMERKQERVQRSDKTPASQTADTFRVGDDLHLLDVIRDSPDSVNARLLEDEVDQLQSQMRELRDENSRLHKLLSEKDFEIKHLMKKREEDKLALAGTSGMAGDIAATKIVELSKKNRELTAETEREKSKVKQLVKRIRELEREPVCASAHDGADSRGHPSGSASAEKTSPENPEVRALQEKLAAANFKMSEYRNQLQTVRQELKVAHKVLANEVGEEVSIQQLVGSPGSWRGRAQQILVLQNKVRDLEQQLGQSSQRKRTSLSVEEEMLGLAALHKAPLQERNQSRIRSMEKERKEAVERLATDFEALQKEFEEQKKKLDASKARNQVLGSEVKSLKSQICTLLEKGRHDDELVDALLKQQKQMQELVSRLSQQEQSSKMAQHSQQGGSSETLKHNSLIEQLKQIVTEREGKVRELEEEIKQLTSKRQSREESKAKMAAAAGDSEGRADIDGTARIGSARTVSALGHTLVESTAARPLSANAADTSTNVAELKSLQAQCTEYRAVAQAAEVEREKLLELVTVLQRRLDEMKGLSLEAEQKLQEERKKAVVLEKQLEKNKLERNGQRSKVTAGAMLSSSKMNKTESLDVAPAGLAPGPLEAQIEELNVRLTSQMEQNATLKMALRSSQKSKEDDLKLYNEMMRQVKQVFLQALWQHRQDKKMST from the exons ATGATTTCCAGCGACGCGGCGGTCAACGAGAACCTCCGGCTGCAGTTTCAGGCCCTTcaggagcagcagcagcggcggctCCAGAAACAGATGGAGCGGAAACAGGAGAGGGTGCAGCGGAGCGACAAGACCCCGGCCAGCCAGACGGCGGACACGTTCCGAGTGGGAGACGACCTGCACCTCCTGGACGTCATTCGGGACTCGCCCGACTCCGTCAATGCCAG GCTACTCGAGGATGAAGTCGACCAGCTGCAGAGTCAAATGAGGGAGCTGCGCGATGAGAACAGCAGGCTTCATAAACTCCTCAGTGAGAAGGACTTTGAGATCaaacatctgatgaagaagagAGAGGAGGACAAGCTGGCACTGGCCG GGACCTCTGGGATGGCAGGAGACATCGCGGCAACAAAAATCGTGGAGCTGTCCAAGAAAAACCGGGAGCTGACGGCCGAAACGGAGCGGGAGAAGAGCAAAGTGAAGCAACTTGTGAAGAGGATCAGGGAGCTGGAGCGGGAG CCCGTGTGTGCCAGTGCCCATGATGGAGCAGACAGCAGAGGTCACCCGTCCGGCTCGGCGAGTGCAGAGAAGACTTCG CCCGAGAATCCTGAGGTCAGAGCTCTGCAAGAGAAACTCGCGGCGGCCAATTTCAAGATGTCCGAGTACAGGAATCAGCTGCAGACTGTCCGGCAGGAGCTCAAGGTCGCCCACAAG GTTCTGGCAAATGAAGTGGGTGAAGAAGTCAGCATCCAGCAGCTGGTGGGCTCCCCGGGGAGCTGGCGTGGACGAGCCCAGCAGATCCTGGTCCTTCAAAACAAG GTTCGGGATCTCGAACAACAGCTTGGCCAAAGTTCACAGAGGAAGCGGACGTCGCTCAGCGTCGAGGAGGAGATGCTGGGATTGGCCGCCCTGCACAAAGCGCCGTTACAGGAGAGAAACCAGAGCCGCATTCGCTCGAtggagaaagagaggaaagaagCCGTGGAG AGGCTCGCCACGGACTTTGAAGCTTTGCAGAAGGAATTTGAGGAGCAGAAGAAGAAGTTGGACGCCTCAAAAGCGAGAAACCAAGTGCTGGGCAGCGAGGTGAAGTCCCTCAAGAGTCAGATCTGCACCCTGCTGGAGAAGGGCAGGCACGACGACGAGCTGGTGGATGCCCTCCTG AAACAACAGAAGCAAATGCAGGAGCTCGTGAGTCGCCTGAGCCAGCAGGAGCAGAGCAGCAAGATGGCGCAGCacagccagcagggcggcagcAGCGAGACCCTCAAGCACAACTCCTTGATTGAGCAGCTCAAGCAGATCGTGACGGAGCGAGAAGGCAAAGTGCGAGAGCTGGAGGAGGAGATCAAGCAGCTGACCTCCAAG AGACAGTCGAGGGAGGAATCCAAAGCCAAGATGGCGGCGGCAGCGGGCGACTCCGAGGGAAGAGCAGATATCGACGGCACGGCAAGGATCGGCTCGGCCCG CACCGTCTCTGCATTGGGCCACACGTTAGTGGAGTCGACGGCCGCCCGGCCCCTGTCTGCGAATGCCGCCGATACGAG CACCAATGTGGCCGAGCTGAAGTCACTGCAGGCCCAGTGCACCGAGTACCGAGCCGTGGCTCAGGCCGCCGAAGTCGAGCGAGAGAAGCTGCTGGAGCTGGTGACCGTCCTACAGCGCAG attGGATGAAATGAAAGGACTAAGTCTGGAGGCCGAGCAGAAGCTTCAGGAGGAGCGCAAGAAAGCGGTGGTCCTGGAAAAGCAGCTTGAAAAAAACAAGCTGGAGCGGAACGGCCAGCGGAGCAAAGTGACAGCAG GTGCCATGTTAAGCAGCTCTAAAATGAACAAGACGGAGAGTCTGGATGTGGCACCTGCTGGCTTGGCACCCGGACCCCTGGAAGCTCAGATCGAGGAGTTGAATGTCAG gCTCACCAGCCAAATGGAGCAGAATGCCACCCTGAAGATGGCACTGAGGAGTTCTCAGAAGTCCAAAGAAGACGACCTCAAGCTGTACAATGAGATGATGCGCCAGGTGAAGCAGGTCTTCCTACAGGCGCTGTGGCAGCACAGACAGGACAAAAAGATGAGCACTTAA
- the higd1a gene encoding HIG1 domain family member 1A, mitochondrial, translating into MSATSSVSSYSEEGQTSKLLRKSKEAPFVPIGMAGFAGIVAYGLYRLKSRNTKMSVHLIHMRVAAQGFVVGAMTVGVVYSMYREYFVKPREQEK; encoded by the exons ATGTCTGCCACCAGCAGCGTTTCCTCGTACTCTGAGGAGGGCCAAACATCCAAACTGCTCAGGAAGTCCAAAGAGGCTCCCTTTGTGCCAATTG GTATGGCGGGCTTCGCTGGGATTGTGGCTTACGGTCTTTATAGGCTGAAATCCCGGAACACGAAGATGTCTGTCCACCTGATCCACATGCGAGTGGCCGCACAAGGATTTGTCGTTGGAGCAATGACTGTGG GGGTGGTCTACTCCATGTACAGAGAGTACTTTGTGAAGCCCCGGGAGCAGGAGAAGTAG
- the ccdc13 gene encoding coiled-coil domain-containing protein 13 isoform X2, giving the protein MISSDAAVNENLRLQFQALQEQQQRRLQKQMERKQERVQRSDKTPASQTADTFRVGDDLHLLDVIRDSPDSVNARLLEDEVDQLQSQMRELRDENSRLHKLLSEKDFEIKHLMKKREEDKLALAGTSGMAGDIAATKIVELSKKNRELTAETEREKSKVKQLVKRIRELEREPVCASAHDGADSRGHPSGSASAEKTSPENPEVRALQEKLAAANFKMSEYRNQLQTVRQELKVAHKVLANEVGEEVSIQQLVGSPGSWRGRAQQILVLQNKVRDLEQQLGQSSQRKRTSLSVEEEMLGLAALHKAPLQERNQSRIRSMEKERKEAVERLATDFEALQKEFEEQKKKLDASKARNQVLGSEVKSLKSQICTLLEKGRHDDELVDALLKQQKQMQELVSRLSQQEQSSKMAQHSQQGGSSETLKHNSLIEQLKQIVTEREGKVRELEEEIKQLTSKSREESKAKMAAAAGDSEGRADIDGTARIGSARTVSALGHTLVESTAARPLSANAADTSTNVAELKSLQAQCTEYRAVAQAAEVEREKLLELVTVLQRRLDEMKGLSLEAEQKLQEERKKAVVLEKQLEKNKLERNGQRSKVTAGAMLSSSKMNKTESLDVAPAGLAPGPLEAQIEELNVRLTSQMEQNATLKMALRSSQKSKEDDLKLYNEMMRQVKQVFLQALWQHRQDKKMST; this is encoded by the exons ATGATTTCCAGCGACGCGGCGGTCAACGAGAACCTCCGGCTGCAGTTTCAGGCCCTTcaggagcagcagcagcggcggctCCAGAAACAGATGGAGCGGAAACAGGAGAGGGTGCAGCGGAGCGACAAGACCCCGGCCAGCCAGACGGCGGACACGTTCCGAGTGGGAGACGACCTGCACCTCCTGGACGTCATTCGGGACTCGCCCGACTCCGTCAATGCCAG GCTACTCGAGGATGAAGTCGACCAGCTGCAGAGTCAAATGAGGGAGCTGCGCGATGAGAACAGCAGGCTTCATAAACTCCTCAGTGAGAAGGACTTTGAGATCaaacatctgatgaagaagagAGAGGAGGACAAGCTGGCACTGGCCG GGACCTCTGGGATGGCAGGAGACATCGCGGCAACAAAAATCGTGGAGCTGTCCAAGAAAAACCGGGAGCTGACGGCCGAAACGGAGCGGGAGAAGAGCAAAGTGAAGCAACTTGTGAAGAGGATCAGGGAGCTGGAGCGGGAG CCCGTGTGTGCCAGTGCCCATGATGGAGCAGACAGCAGAGGTCACCCGTCCGGCTCGGCGAGTGCAGAGAAGACTTCG CCCGAGAATCCTGAGGTCAGAGCTCTGCAAGAGAAACTCGCGGCGGCCAATTTCAAGATGTCCGAGTACAGGAATCAGCTGCAGACTGTCCGGCAGGAGCTCAAGGTCGCCCACAAG GTTCTGGCAAATGAAGTGGGTGAAGAAGTCAGCATCCAGCAGCTGGTGGGCTCCCCGGGGAGCTGGCGTGGACGAGCCCAGCAGATCCTGGTCCTTCAAAACAAG GTTCGGGATCTCGAACAACAGCTTGGCCAAAGTTCACAGAGGAAGCGGACGTCGCTCAGCGTCGAGGAGGAGATGCTGGGATTGGCCGCCCTGCACAAAGCGCCGTTACAGGAGAGAAACCAGAGCCGCATTCGCTCGAtggagaaagagaggaaagaagCCGTGGAG AGGCTCGCCACGGACTTTGAAGCTTTGCAGAAGGAATTTGAGGAGCAGAAGAAGAAGTTGGACGCCTCAAAAGCGAGAAACCAAGTGCTGGGCAGCGAGGTGAAGTCCCTCAAGAGTCAGATCTGCACCCTGCTGGAGAAGGGCAGGCACGACGACGAGCTGGTGGATGCCCTCCTG AAACAACAGAAGCAAATGCAGGAGCTCGTGAGTCGCCTGAGCCAGCAGGAGCAGAGCAGCAAGATGGCGCAGCacagccagcagggcggcagcAGCGAGACCCTCAAGCACAACTCCTTGATTGAGCAGCTCAAGCAGATCGTGACGGAGCGAGAAGGCAAAGTGCGAGAGCTGGAGGAGGAGATCAAGCAGCTGACCTCCAAG TCGAGGGAGGAATCCAAAGCCAAGATGGCGGCGGCAGCGGGCGACTCCGAGGGAAGAGCAGATATCGACGGCACGGCAAGGATCGGCTCGGCCCG CACCGTCTCTGCATTGGGCCACACGTTAGTGGAGTCGACGGCCGCCCGGCCCCTGTCTGCGAATGCCGCCGATACGAG CACCAATGTGGCCGAGCTGAAGTCACTGCAGGCCCAGTGCACCGAGTACCGAGCCGTGGCTCAGGCCGCCGAAGTCGAGCGAGAGAAGCTGCTGGAGCTGGTGACCGTCCTACAGCGCAG attGGATGAAATGAAAGGACTAAGTCTGGAGGCCGAGCAGAAGCTTCAGGAGGAGCGCAAGAAAGCGGTGGTCCTGGAAAAGCAGCTTGAAAAAAACAAGCTGGAGCGGAACGGCCAGCGGAGCAAAGTGACAGCAG GTGCCATGTTAAGCAGCTCTAAAATGAACAAGACGGAGAGTCTGGATGTGGCACCTGCTGGCTTGGCACCCGGACCCCTGGAAGCTCAGATCGAGGAGTTGAATGTCAG gCTCACCAGCCAAATGGAGCAGAATGCCACCCTGAAGATGGCACTGAGGAGTTCTCAGAAGTCCAAAGAAGACGACCTCAAGCTGTACAATGAGATGATGCGCCAGGTGAAGCAGGTCTTCCTACAGGCGCTGTGGCAGCACAGACAGGACAAAAAGATGAGCACTTAA